The Candidatus Nitrosocaldus cavascurensis genome segment CATACATAACCATTAACCATCACGCATTGGATGAGGCTAGGATGGTGGATAAGATGGTTAAGAGTAGCAGTAATGGGAGTGGTTATGGCAATGGAAACCTACTTGGTGTGCCTCTTGCAGTCAAGGATAACATATCAACAGAAGGGATAAGGACTACATGCGCCTCTAGGATGCTTGAGGATTACGTGCCAGTATATGATGCTACTGTTGTGAAGAGGCTCAAGGATGCTGGAGCAATAGTGATAGGCAAGACAAATATGGATGAGTTTGGTATGGGCTCAACAACAGAGTTCAGTGCGTTTGGTGTAACACACAACCCATGGGATGAGGATAGGGTTGCGGGAGGCTCCTCTGGGGGTAGTGCTGCATCGCTTGCATCATGCATGGCAAGTATAGCGTTGGGCTCAGATACTGGAGGATCTGTAAGATGTCCAGCATCCTTCTGCTCCATCTATGGCTTAAAGCCAACTTATGGGTTATTGAGTAGATACGGGCTCATCTCATATGCTAACAGTCTAGAGTGTATAGGGTTGATGGCAAGATCAGCAGTTGATCTAGCATTGATGCTTAATGCTGTTGTTGGGGCTGATATACAGAATGATCATACAAGCATTGATGCCACTACCATAGATCTTGAATCCATTAACTCTACTAGCCTCAAGGGCATGAGGTTTGCTACAATAAGGGAGATAATGGAGAGCAATGCTATTGATGAACCTATAAGGGATAGCATGCTTGATGCTATAGCAAGCGTTGAGCAACTAGATGCTATAGTGGAAGAGGTGTCCATACCATCGTTGAAGTATGCACTTGCATCATACTACACAATAGCAATGGCAGAGGCGAGCAGTAACCTTGCAAGATACGATGGTATAAGGTATGGTTATACAGTACAGCCAGATGGGATTGCATGGAATGAGTTCTACTCAACCATAAGGAGCAACTTTGGTAGCGAGGTGAAGAGGAGGATCATGCTTGGTACTTATGTGCTCTCCTCTGGCTACTATGGAAGGTACTACATGAAGGCACAGAAGGCTAGAGCAATAATAAGGGATGAGATAATGCATGTACTCAGATCTTACAATGCTATAATTACACCAACGATGCCAG includes the following:
- the gatA gene encoding Asp-tRNA(Asn)/Glu-tRNA(Gln) amidotransferase subunit GatA, whose translation is MVSSSKLALNAYELVEEVKSGSISVEDYIASMLERIESMDERINAYITINHHALDEARMVDKMVKSSSNGSGYGNGNLLGVPLAVKDNISTEGIRTTCASRMLEDYVPVYDATVVKRLKDAGAIVIGKTNMDEFGMGSTTEFSAFGVTHNPWDEDRVAGGSSGGSAASLASCMASIALGSDTGGSVRCPASFCSIYGLKPTYGLLSRYGLISYANSLECIGLMARSAVDLALMLNAVVGADIQNDHTSIDATTIDLESINSTSLKGMRFATIREIMESNAIDEPIRDSMLDAIASVEQLDAIVEEVSIPSLKYALASYYTIAMAEASSNLARYDGIRYGYTVQPDGIAWNEFYSTIRSNFGSEVKRRIMLGTYVLSSGYYGRYYMKAQKARAIIRDEIMHVLRSYNAIITPTMPVLPPRIGERISDPLRLYTIDICTVIANLAGIPALSIPYSMHNGLPIGIQFMAKHLDEATLLRIAYLLEHVRGSKVKRCVL